From Pirellulales bacterium, one genomic window encodes:
- a CDS encoding carboxymuconolactone decarboxylase family protein — MPNIAWIDEQQAGGALAEVYGQYLAEHPDRPRVPDVLKCFSQRPDFLRSVIEFSYSLHFSDGHLTRRTKEMIATLVSGLNKCPY, encoded by the coding sequence ATGCCGAACATCGCTTGGATCGACGAGCAGCAGGCCGGCGGCGCCTTGGCCGAGGTCTACGGCCAATATCTGGCCGAGCATCCCGACCGGCCGCGCGTGCCCGACGTTTTGAAGTGTTTCAGCCAGCGGCCCGACTTCTTGCGGTCGGTGATCGAGTTCTCCTACTCGCTGCACTTCTCCGATGGGCATCTCACGCGGCGCACCAAGGAGATGATCGCCACGCTGGTCTCTGGCTTGAACAAGTGCCCTTATTGA